The Arabidopsis thaliana chromosome 5, partial sequence genomic interval tgttgttttgtttcatccTTAGTTTATTCACCatttaatttccaaaacaacCCCACAATTTGTACTATAGTACACTCAATGATAGCAAAGAATGAGAAGATGAGTCAATGACACCAAAATATGCTTTCTTTAGACATTGTGTGGCAAAAACATTGAAAGCTATATCCAGTTCTGTACTCAATCTCTCTGCACTGTTTTGTCCTATCACTTTCTTTTATATCGAATTGAGAAAATATCTGTTTAATCCAGATTAAATAAAACCGATGCTATGCAATTAGTAAGTTAACTAATCAttgagtttgtttttaattatgatCAGTGAGGTCGTTAGTTCAGGTTCATTTaacagttttttgttttaacgaTTCTGTTTATCTAAATACTTATGGGCAAAAGAATGTGATTAAGACTCTCTGTCGTCATAGAAATTAACTAGTCTCAAATTACATCTCTGTTCTATCTATACTCATTGTTAACCGGGACATACTGGAACTAAAACAGATACCAAGATTAGGCTCTTAAGGTACAAAATACTGTTTGATTGTGAGACAGAGGAGTTCAGAGAGGTTCTAATGATTATAAAAACCTTGAGGTTGCGTACTCTTATGGGAATGCGTGGTTTACAACATAGACGACCACTGAGGATTGAAGATCTCGATCTACCTTGAAATGCGCGTGGAAAAACCTCCTTACCTGTTTCATtgccaacaaaacaaaaaatttcgcCCATGAATGcataaaacaaatgaagtcagagatgaatgaaaaaaaaaagaaagaagggaGTGTGTTCTTGTTTCTAACTTGCCTCTTTAAAGGAATGTTGGATCATGAAATCTctgagttttgtttcttctgatgCAAACAATACAATATGACTAGGCGGCTCTGACCAGTTTCTAGCTAACTCTGATGCAAAACCTAAAGGGTTTACTAAGAACTGATCCGACTCATCAAGTTCTCCCTTCTCTGCACtgtttcagaagaagaagaagaatcattaaGAATCACATAGAAGCAAGAGCTGTGACTCGGGGTGTGATCCTTTACCTTGGAGTGCAGTCGAGAAATTGCATTGGAATGTTACGATGGAGAGTGGAATAATAGGGAGTAGAATGGCACGGCATGAGAAAGAGAATGCTCTTTACTCTGCCTTTGTATGCTTCATCCGATAAGTAATTCATCGCATCCTCAGTTCCTCTCTGttggaaacaacaaaattccTTTTTAGCACAAATAGAGATAGAGAGTAAACTCGGAAACTAGATAGAGCCCTCAAGGTACTGGTGTTTTTACCTGGTGGAATAAACTCATGTATAGTGCCATTGGAATATTGGTAGCAAGCAAAAAATAGACTGAAAGTCTTAGTTTGGGAGACCACTTGGTATGGTTCTGTCGAGGGACTTGCTTCTTTTTAGtgactgatgatgatgatgatgaaccagATACTTCCATTTGAGCAAATGCATACCCAGAGAATATCAAAGCTATGGGTAGCACAGGCAGGACAAACCTATCATTCATAATCTAAGTAGACGACATGgaaaacataataaatgaTGAAAGGGTGTTCTTTGCAAAGTTTTTCGATATTGAAAGTGTAAGAAAACGGGGTATGTTCTCCAATCATATTACCTGAATTCCTTATGGCCGAGTATGCTGTATATTGCTAAGACCCATAGAATAAGAGCTGAAAGCTTCTGATTCTTAGACTTGATAATTCCAGCAATGGAGAATGGTGTGAAAGTGAAAAGCATGACAAGAAATCCCTGGGTGAAGTACCAGTGCCATGGGTGAGTTCCGTAATAGTCTCCACCAGACGAAAGGAAATTAAACTTCAGAAAATTGAGAGGCACAATGACCCACGAGCCGTACATCAGACGGTCCAACAAACAGGTGAAACCGAGGACCAAAGATCTAACACCAGAAGCAAGTTAGCGCaatgaaatcttcaaaatcaaacattaaaaCGAACATTCAAGAGTATAGCTTAGCTGCAGAGTTAAACTTACCCAATCGGGATCACCTCTAGAATGATGAATTTGACCTTATTAGGTGTCAAAAATAGCTCGAGCATCCCAACGTATAACCATATGACTGCACTAGTTGGCCTTATGGCACATGCTAGGGCCGCTATGACCAAACCCCACTTCCGATTCACGGGATAGTCTATTGAAGAATCTCTAATACAAGGCCAGTAGTACAGCCCCATGATGGTAAGAACAGTCTCCAAACAGTTTGAAAAGGTACGGttcaaacagaagaagatgaaccaGTTTGCCATTTGACAAAAGAGCTACTAAAAAAGTTAAGGAAGCAATCCAGAATAAAATGCAAATACAAACCAAGAAAGATTAAGAGGAAACCACTAACAGACTTATCTAAGTATTTCATTGAAGCTCAGGATATCTAATCTAACACCCTTCCCGTTACATCGACCTATCATTGCGTAGGGAACCATCAAATGTAGTGTAATGATGGGTTGGCTCCATTATTGTagataatgtttgttttttattaacCAAGGTTTAATCTTGGTTAAATTCATAGCCATATCATTCAAAAATGTAAAGCAATTAACTTAGTATGCTGCATAGAAAGGATACAGACCAAGTTGCAACATTTCCTCCATATAAAGCATCAGAGAGTTTATACAAATAGAGATCACCAATAGCTGAAAATATGGATTGCATAAGACGTGGGGCTTTGATCtgcaaagaaatgaaaaaggttGTAACACATAAACCACTCTATCAACCTTTCTTTGAATACGGTGAAAGCTAGATAAAACTATGTTCAATTGAATCAGATTTTGGATAAAACTTAGTTCAAAATCAAGATAACTAGGTTCTGCTTCTAataagaccaaaaaaaatcgagAAACAAACCATTATGTAGGGAGTATCAAGGCCAGTAACTTGTAGAAGTTTATACAAGAATGCGAACAACATTGGATGCAAATAGCTTCGTATTCCTCTTTTCCACTCCCATGTCATATAACCATACCTGTCATTAACATCaatcaaccaacaaaaacttACTATGGATTCATTGCTCAAATCACTGATTCTTCTGAATTATCACTTCAACTATGTGATTTATGCTTCCGAGACGAATCTAGCACTAACACAGATCAACGAATGCAGTAAGAGAAACAAACACCAAAGTCTCAGTTCAATCAGTTCCCACGAATCCAACTTCAACTAAAGGAAAAGTCAAGTTTCAGAACCAGAGAATAGAACCATTTACCCAAATATGGTGCGGTGAGCTACTTCAAGTGATTGCCAATGTTCGTCAGGATTGAAATAAGTCTGAATCAACAATGCATTTACCACACGAAACGCCAAGCAGAACAAGAATATCCTCCTCGGAGATCCTATTCGACCACCAAACGAATCAGGTTCATCTCCGACATTAACTGACGCGCCATCGGCGCCACCGTCGCCATCGCCGCCGGCGTTCTTCCGCTTCCTTATATCCATCGAAGAAGTCGTTAAAGTGCCTGCGATTATTAACACGTTGGATTAATTCACTGCTCAGCTTTCCAAATTTTAGTGGGCTTATATAAAACGGGCTCTTGATTATTTTAGGCCCATCTATTTTTCAGTGAAGTCATTGCCCTATAATTCGAACTTCGACGATTGAACCTATCGTTCAGTGAAGTcataataatttgttattcAGTTTAGTTTGTTcctttattctctttttgttattttcgaAGCAATGCTTCGACAAGAATACACTCTATGGACGTTACTTATTACTTTACTTACGTAAAGAAATTGACCTAATACAAACTTTACTTACGTAAGAAACTTAACTGACATAAAACATCTATCCAACCAATCTGTCATTCAATTGCATGCAGAGACGTGCCTAGatgaaaaaataacatttg includes:
- a CDS encoding Alg9-like mannosyltransferase family (Alg9-like mannosyltransferase family; FUNCTIONS IN: mannosyltransferase activity, transferase activity, transferring glycosyl groups; INVOLVED IN: GPI anchor biosynthetic process, GPI anchor metabolic process; LOCATED IN: endoplasmic reticulum membrane, intrinsic to endoplasmic reticulum membrane; EXPRESSED IN: 22 plant structures; EXPRESSED DURING: 12 growth stages; CONTAINS InterPro DOMAIN/s: Alg9-like mannosyltransferase (InterPro:IPR005599); Has 1101 Blast hits to 1081 proteins in 222 species: Archae - 0; Bacteria - 46; Metazoa - 380; Fungi - 409; Plants - 121; Viruses - 0; Other Eukaryotes - 145 (source: NCBI BLink).), coding for MDIRKRKNAGGDGDGGADGASVNVGDEPDSFGGRIGSPRRIFLFCLAFRVVNALLIQTYFNPDEHWQSLEVAHRTIFGYGYMTWEWKRGIRSYLHPMLFAFLYKLLQVTGLDTPYIMIKAPRLMQSIFSAIGDLYLYKLSDALYGGNVATWSLFCQMANWFIFFCLNRTFSNCLETVLTIMGLYYWPCIRDSSIDYPVNRKWGLVIAALACAIRPTSAVIWLYVGMLELFLTPNKVKFIILEVIPIGSLVLGFTCLLDRLMYGSWVIVPLNFLKFNFLSSGGDYYGTHPWHWYFTQGFLVMLFTFTPFSIAGIIKSKNQKLSALILWVLAIYSILGHKEFRFVLPVLPIALIFSGYAFAQMEVSGSSSSSSVTKKKQVPRQNHTKWSPKLRLSVYFLLATNIPMALYMSLFHQRGTEDAMNYLSDEAYKGRVKSILFLMPCHSTPYYSTLHRNIPMQFLDCTPSAEKGELDESDQFLVNPLGFASELARNWSEPPSHIVLFASEETKLRDFMIQHSFKEARGFSTRISR
- a CDS encoding Alg9-like mannosyltransferase family is translated as MDIRKRKNAGGDGDGGADGASVNVGDEPDSFGGRIGSPRRIFLFCLAFRVVNALLIQTYFNPDEHWQSLEVAHRTIFGYGYMTWEWKRGIRSYLHPMLFAFLYKLLQVTGLDTPYIMIKAPRLMQSIFSAIGDLYLYKLSDALYGGNVATWSLFCQMANWFIFFCLNRTFSNCLETVLTIMGLYYWPCIRDSSIDYPVNRKWGLVIAALACAIRPTSAVIWLYVGMLELFLTPNKVKFIILEVIPIGSLVLGFTCLLDRLMYGSWVIVPLNFLKFNFLSSGGDYYGTHPWHWYFTQGFLVMLFTFTPFSIAGIIKSKNQKLSALILWVLAIYSILGHKEFRFVLPVLPIALIFSGYAFAQMEVSGSSSSSSVTKKKQVPRQNHTKWSPKLRLSVYFLLATNIPMALYMSLFHQRGTEDAMNYLSDEAYKGRVKSILFLMPCHSTPYYSTLHRNIPMQFLDCTPSAEKGELDESDQFLVNPLGFASELARNWSEPPSHIVLFASEETKLRDFMIQHSFKEAS
- a CDS encoding Alg9-like mannosyltransferase family; protein product: MTWEWKRGIRSYLHPMLFAFLYKLLQVTGLDTPYIMIKAPRLMQSIFSAIGDLYLYKLSDALYGGNVATWSLFCQMANWFIFFCLNRTFSNCLETVLTIMGLYYWPCIRDSSIDYPVNRKWGLVIAALACAIRPTSAVIWLYVGMLELFLTPNKVKFIILEVIPIGSLVLGFTCLLDRLMYGSWVIVPLNFLKFNFLSSGGDYYGTHPWHWYFTQGFLVMLFTFTPFSIAGIIKSKNQKLSALILWVLAIYSILGHKEFRFVLPVLPIALIFSGYAFAQMEVSGSSSSSSVTKKKQVPRQNHTKWSPKLRLSVYFLLATNIPMALYMSLFHQRGTEDAMNYLSDEAYKGRVKSILFLMPCHSTPYYSTLHRNIPMQFLDCTPSAEKGELDESDQFLVNPLGFASELARNWSEPPSHIVLFASEETKLRDFMIQHSFKEVRRFFHAHFKVDRDLQSSVVVYVVNHAFP
- a CDS encoding Alg9-like mannosyltransferase family; protein product: MANWFIFFCLNRTFSNCLETVLTIMGLYYWPCIRDSSIDYPVNRKWGLVIAALACAIRPTSAVIWLYVGMLELFLTPNKVKFIILEVIPIGSLVLGFTCLLDRLMYGSWVIVPLNFLKFNFLSSGGDYYGTHPWHWYFTQGFLVMLFTFTPFSIAGIIKSKNQKLSALILWVLAIYSILGHKEFRFVLPVLPIALIFSGYAFAQMEVSGSSSSSSVTKKKQVPRQNHTKWSPKLRLSVYFLLATNIPMALYMSLFHQRGTEDAMNYLSDEAYKGRVKSILFLMPCHSTPYYSTLHRNIPMQFLDCTPSAEKGELDESDQFLVNPLGFASELARNWSEPPSHIVLFASEETKLRDFMIQHSFKEVRRFFHAHFKVDRDLQSSVVVYVVNHAFP
- a CDS encoding Alg9-like mannosyltransferase family (Alg9-like mannosyltransferase family; FUNCTIONS IN: mannosyltransferase activity, transferase activity, transferring glycosyl groups; INVOLVED IN: GPI anchor biosynthetic process, GPI anchor metabolic process; LOCATED IN: endoplasmic reticulum membrane, intrinsic to endoplasmic reticulum membrane; EXPRESSED IN: 22 plant structures; EXPRESSED DURING: 12 growth stages; CONTAINS InterPro DOMAIN/s: Alg9-like mannosyltransferase (InterPro:IPR005599); Has 30201 Blast hits to 17322 proteins in 780 species: Archae - 12; Bacteria - 1396; Metazoa - 17338; Fungi - 3422; Plants - 5037; Viruses - 0; Other Eukaryotes - 2996 (source: NCBI BLink).), which codes for MDIRKRKNAGGDGDGGADGASVNVGDEPDSFGGRIGSPRRIFLFCLAFRVVNALLIQTYFNPDEHWQSLEVAHRTIFGYGYMTWEWKRGIRSYLHPMLFAFLYKLLQVTGLDTPYIMIKAPRLMQSIFSAIGDLYLYKLSDALYGGNVATWSLFCQMANWFIFFCLNRTFSNCLETVLTIMGLYYWPCIRDSSIDYPVNRKWGLVIAALACAIRPTSAVIWLYVGMLELFLTPNKVKFIILEVIPIGSLVLGFTCLLDRLMYGSWVIVPLNFLKFNFLSSGGDYYGTHPWHWYFTQGFLVMLFTFTPFSIAGIIKSKNQKLSALILWVLAIYSILGHKEFRFVLPVLPIALIFSGYAFAQMEVSGSSSSSSVTKKKQVPRQNHTKWSPKLRLSVYFLLATNIPMALYMSLFHQRGTEDAMNYLSDEAYKGRVKSILFLMPCHSTPYYSTLHRNIPMQFLDCTPSAEKGELDESDQFLVNPLGFASELARNWSEPPSHIVLFASEETKLRDFMIQHSFKEVRRFFHAHFKVDRDLQSSVVVYVVNHAFP